The following coding sequences are from one Streptomyces sp. NBC_01294 window:
- a CDS encoding AAA family ATPase — protein sequence MNDEWLIYRGGGEPHDGIDALPDPPPWRDFDGGPVAEAGGPAAVADGNVARRLGAHRQAAQLHRPEPEELEAINAALYLRRPLLVTGFPGTGKSTLAHAVAHELKLGRVLRWPVVSRTVLQDGLYRYDALARLQDVQIAASGGGPRRAGGTGSGPGPGSDSGAAPGIGKYIRLGPLGTALLPTGRPRVLLIDELDKSDIDLPNDLLNVLEEGEFALPELERVADTEPEVQVLTDDGTKVTVRGGRIRCRAFPFIILTSNGERDFPAALLRRCIQLKLGQPGEKRLATMVRAHLGDEAARLGADLIREFLSRSQSELVAADQLLNAVYLTHYAAPPTREDLADLLIQRLDRPR from the coding sequence ATGAACGACGAGTGGCTCATTTACCGCGGGGGCGGTGAGCCCCATGACGGGATCGACGCCCTGCCCGACCCGCCGCCCTGGCGGGATTTCGACGGCGGGCCCGTGGCGGAGGCGGGCGGCCCGGCGGCGGTCGCCGACGGCAACGTGGCCCGGCGGCTCGGGGCGCACCGGCAGGCCGCGCAGCTGCACCGGCCGGAGCCCGAGGAGCTGGAGGCCATCAACGCGGCCCTGTACCTGCGGCGGCCGCTGCTCGTGACCGGCTTCCCCGGAACGGGCAAGTCCACCCTCGCGCACGCCGTCGCCCACGAGTTGAAGCTGGGGCGGGTGCTGCGCTGGCCGGTGGTGTCGCGGACCGTGCTGCAGGACGGGCTGTACCGGTACGACGCCCTCGCGCGGCTGCAGGACGTGCAGATCGCCGCGAGCGGAGGCGGCCCGCGCCGGGCTGGCGGCACGGGGTCGGGCCCTGGCCCGGGGTCGGACTCCGGCGCGGCTCCCGGCATCGGGAAGTACATCCGGCTCGGGCCGCTGGGCACCGCCCTGCTGCCCACCGGCAGGCCCCGCGTGCTCCTCATCGATGAGCTCGACAAGAGCGACATAGACCTGCCCAACGACCTGCTGAACGTGCTGGAGGAAGGGGAGTTCGCGCTCCCCGAGCTGGAGCGCGTCGCCGACACCGAGCCCGAGGTGCAGGTGCTCACCGACGACGGCACGAAGGTGACCGTCCGGGGCGGCCGGATCCGCTGCCGGGCCTTCCCCTTCATCATCCTGACCAGCAACGGCGAGCGGGACTTCCCCGCCGCCCTGCTCCGGCGCTGCATCCAGCTCAAGCTCGGCCAGCCCGGTGAGAAGCGGCTCGCCACCATGGTCCGCGCCCACCTCGGCGACGAGGCCGCCCGGCTCGGGGCGGACCTGATCCGGGAGTTCCTCAGCCGCTCCCAGTCCGAACTGGTCGCCGCCGACCAGCTGCTCAACGCCGTGTACCTGACCCACTACGCCGCCCCGCCCACCCGGGAGGACCTCGCGGACCTGCTCATCCAGCGCCTCGACCGCCCGAGGTGA
- a CDS encoding VMAP-C domain-containing protein: MTDGRTTGSARAFELLEPLVQAATVRVHAPPGGYDNPGSHRTGPTWGSGFFIAPGWVLTCAHVVGEGGAAVRLTGREVGITFSSGTGGATGTVSGRVECVLPERLEDRRPGLRALWDLPDLALIRVLAPVSHACVWLTDRSRPRFDEVAYFGCTEDLGTPEITGRTTRLRGSAGNGAAIRLGDDDEIEPGMSGGPVVDLARGEVVGVVKARRHTGGGGLAVSIVQLRTLPMPGRGQAGLYRRVMQAHDLHHYDRHLSDLDNRRTWTDVHGELPAEEGDPYGGRGRLTPGERTTLCGLLAELPPPGSSEVVRALVEAARGEEPDPQPPAPLSWRDGLGLLHDPPGGTGEAAAMLRYATDVSVADYREPPTPGADEELWDWIRATAERLWRPLRRELGERHERGLAERERRRRASAGRAVNGPARRAGGLPPGASVLLEVWAHGWEDLYDWRVSVLVGPAQPGRVTPVDSGVRATLAGLPEALRDPLAEAFRRCDTHEAAALLEVALAPELFGLAVDEWAVVGRVPLGVQRPVVLRHSSGVREHPADGEDTRAGGEGGRAAARWARVQAGPLQDERADCARGRPRTPATEWLSGLPDNTVPVHCRAADQEPTLGSLHAVRDAGYGVVVTRRPPPDPGVSCAPFHRGVREELADAGGAEVLPLRLQALRGRAYGADPDAYWAAGTGLVWEDPARPLPDDEPLQGDL, from the coding sequence ATGACGGACGGGCGCACGACCGGTTCGGCGCGCGCCTTCGAGCTCCTGGAGCCCCTCGTCCAGGCGGCGACCGTACGCGTTCACGCCCCGCCGGGCGGGTATGACAACCCCGGCAGCCATCGGACCGGTCCCACGTGGGGGAGCGGTTTCTTCATCGCCCCCGGCTGGGTCCTGACGTGCGCGCACGTGGTCGGCGAAGGGGGTGCTGCGGTGCGTCTGACGGGGCGCGAGGTCGGCATCACCTTCTCGTCCGGAACGGGCGGGGCCACCGGCACGGTCTCCGGGCGCGTGGAGTGCGTACTGCCCGAGCGGCTGGAGGACCGGCGCCCCGGGCTCCGGGCGCTGTGGGACCTGCCCGACCTGGCGCTGATCCGGGTCCTGGCACCCGTGTCGCACGCCTGCGTGTGGCTCACCGACCGTTCCAGACCCCGCTTCGACGAGGTCGCCTACTTCGGCTGCACCGAGGACCTCGGCACCCCCGAGATCACCGGCCGCACCACCCGGCTGCGCGGCTCCGCCGGGAACGGCGCGGCCATCCGGCTCGGCGACGACGACGAGATCGAGCCCGGCATGTCCGGCGGGCCGGTGGTCGACCTGGCCCGCGGGGAGGTCGTCGGCGTGGTCAAGGCCCGGCGGCACACGGGCGGCGGCGGGCTCGCCGTCTCCATCGTGCAGCTGCGCACCCTCCCGATGCCCGGGCGGGGCCAGGCCGGGCTCTACCGGCGGGTCATGCAGGCCCACGACCTGCACCACTACGACCGGCACCTCAGCGACCTCGACAACCGCCGGACCTGGACGGACGTGCACGGCGAGCTCCCGGCGGAGGAGGGCGACCCGTACGGCGGCCGCGGGCGCCTCACCCCCGGCGAGCGCACCACCCTGTGCGGGCTGCTCGCCGAGCTGCCCCCGCCGGGCTCCTCCGAGGTCGTACGGGCCCTGGTCGAGGCGGCCCGCGGGGAGGAGCCGGATCCGCAGCCGCCGGCCCCGCTGAGCTGGCGCGACGGGCTGGGGCTGCTGCACGACCCGCCGGGCGGGACGGGCGAGGCCGCGGCGATGCTCCGGTACGCCACGGACGTGAGCGTCGCCGACTACCGCGAGCCGCCGACGCCGGGCGCGGACGAGGAGCTGTGGGACTGGATCCGGGCCACGGCCGAGCGGTTGTGGCGGCCGCTGCGGCGGGAGCTCGGCGAGCGCCACGAGCGGGGGCTCGCGGAGCGGGAGCGACGCCGGCGGGCCTCGGCCGGGCGGGCGGTGAACGGCCCGGCCCGGCGGGCCGGCGGGCTGCCGCCCGGGGCATCGGTGCTGCTGGAGGTGTGGGCGCACGGCTGGGAGGACCTCTACGACTGGCGGGTCTCCGTGCTGGTGGGCCCGGCGCAGCCGGGGCGGGTGACGCCGGTGGACTCGGGCGTACGGGCCACCCTGGCGGGTCTGCCGGAGGCGTTACGGGACCCGCTCGCGGAGGCCTTCCGGCGGTGCGACACCCACGAGGCGGCGGCCCTGCTCGAAGTGGCCCTGGCCCCGGAGCTGTTCGGGCTCGCCGTGGACGAATGGGCGGTGGTGGGCCGCGTACCGCTGGGGGTGCAGCGGCCGGTGGTGCTGCGTCACTCCAGCGGGGTGCGGGAGCACCCGGCGGACGGTGAGGACACCCGAGCGGGCGGCGAAGGCGGTCGGGCGGCCGCCCGGTGGGCCCGGGTGCAGGCGGGACCGCTGCAGGACGAACGGGCCGACTGCGCGCGGGGACGTCCGCGCACCCCCGCCACCGAATGGCTGTCGGGCCTGCCGGACAACACCGTGCCGGTGCACTGCCGGGCGGCGGACCAGGAGCCCACGCTGGGTTCGCTGCACGCGGTACGGGACGCCGGGTACGGGGTGGTCGTGACGCGGCGGCCCCCGCCGGATCCCGGGGTGTCGTGCGCGCCGTTCCACCGCGGGGTGCGGGAGGAACTGGCCGACGCGGGCGGGGCGGAGGTGCTGCCGCTGCGGTTGCAGGCGTTGCGGGGGCGGGCGTACGGGGCGGACCCCGACGCGTACTGGGCGGCCGGGACGGGACTGGTGTGGGAGGACCCGGCACGCCCCCTGCCGGACGACGAGCCGCTGCAGGGCGACCTGTGA
- a CDS encoding DUF6104 family protein yields MYFTDRGIEELEKRRGEEEVTFEWLAEQLRTFVDLNPDFEVPVERLATWLARLDDEDDDADE; encoded by the coding sequence TTGTACTTCACCGATCGCGGCATCGAGGAGCTGGAGAAGCGGCGCGGCGAGGAGGAGGTCACCTTCGAGTGGCTCGCCGAGCAGCTGCGCACCTTCGTCGACCTGAACCCGGACTTCGAGGTCCCGGTGGAACGCCTGGCCACCTGGCTGGCCCGCCTGGACGACGAGGACGACGACGCCGACGAGTAA
- a CDS encoding FG-GAP-like repeat-containing protein: MSEEDFALSKAKETGKPYELASARTETSDTWALPNGRWSVKRHGTTVRVLRAGAWVATDPTLQFATDGKVVPKTSAVSMAFSGGGTGVLLTGVKDGRTLSLTWDKALPKPTLAANVATYTNVLPDVDLQLKAEVEGFSQLLVVKTAAAARHPDLATLKFKLGTVGLNVSADPATGMLSAVNPAGQKVFTASAPMMWDSTTTGDPAPAGSAGAGALAAGEGAAGAPSDVFLMPSGAKDAQMPTTVAGDTLEIKPDQALLTAAGTKYPVYIDPSVVWGDRQNWSWAYRSWPNNSYWNTKEDVRVGYESDTNGLSRSFFQLNTANIKGVQVSKSTFRIRETWSWSCTPTPVELWSTGPISSATTWNRQPGKGTRLDTVTAAKGRAECAAGELEFDATAAARESAAKGWNSVTLGLYASNESDRYQWKRFDPKTMTLETEYNNPPATPSGLGTRPTTGCAFGGAIGNTTVSLYANITDPDAGALSAQFQVFRGDAMVADEWIPALRDRVSTVAIPDAKLPTGNYTWRVRAYDQSLYSGWSETCSFSVDRDRPSKAPRISSTDFPDGSHGWPATTGKARTPGSFTLSANGVSDVVWYGYYTDWDPEVKSITRVVPGFSATIKLTPPSAGPHFVYAVSQDKAGNRSDTTAHLFYAGRSAARDQAGDLNGDGNSDIWSNDSFGSLLTYAGQGNAKFSTTNGGAKFGTPRTTGSGDWGQDGYNDLITLEADPVAKIDRLWSYPNNGLGRVRQDSHREIKVACTDDEAGCGADGDDHWQGASQIVNPGDLNGDGRPDLLVKQGKRLWAYYGDRSHYLDTRGAPVLVGGEDWDKYTVITPGDVNGDKIPDLWLRDNASGDILRSHGKASVDGDVVDLATWGTQTRTKVGSGVTQAAYPQVGSAGDVNGDGVPDLWSRLADNTMVGWNGVASGGTTDSFSARYEIDGVPGSKIAAGTTLASGQELTSGSSKLVMQADGNLVLYTKDGKPLWATGTGNNPGARARMQSDGNLVVYAANGTTALWSSKTTVPHSYAVLHPRGVLVLYNGSGQSLWSSGSQSRPDYNGDGHTDVLARDPNGDVWVYPGTGGTGTSTLGSSYLVGTGFWRDSWTHMYSTDLNNDGRTDIVARTKEGELHLFPGTGGTGTDSFSGRYLIGVGWNGYDLGFGDINGDGRTDVIARDGGGDLWVYPHKGGSGTSTLGERTFIGNGFWPGGWETLRFADFNGDYKTDIVGRTDQGELHLFPNSTDKNGTISFGGRALIGTGWWPGQWNPHVTDLNSDGAAEQVGILNNGEIYDYLPTGRTLIGVGWNYYDVIL; encoded by the coding sequence ATGAGCGAGGAGGACTTCGCCCTCTCGAAGGCCAAGGAGACGGGGAAGCCGTACGAGTTGGCATCCGCGCGCACCGAGACCTCGGACACCTGGGCCCTGCCGAACGGCCGATGGTCGGTCAAGCGCCACGGGACGACCGTACGAGTGCTGCGTGCGGGCGCGTGGGTCGCGACCGACCCGACACTGCAGTTCGCGACGGACGGGAAGGTCGTGCCCAAGACGTCCGCCGTCTCGATGGCCTTCTCCGGCGGTGGCACGGGTGTCCTGCTGACCGGGGTGAAGGACGGCCGGACGCTGTCGCTGACGTGGGACAAGGCGCTTCCGAAGCCGACACTGGCCGCGAACGTGGCCACGTACACGAACGTGCTTCCGGATGTGGACCTGCAGCTGAAGGCCGAGGTCGAGGGCTTCTCTCAGCTGCTGGTGGTCAAGACCGCCGCGGCGGCACGGCATCCCGATCTGGCCACGCTCAAGTTCAAGCTCGGCACGGTGGGCCTGAACGTCTCCGCCGACCCGGCGACGGGGATGCTGAGTGCGGTCAACCCCGCCGGACAGAAGGTGTTCACCGCCTCCGCCCCCATGATGTGGGACTCCACGACCACGGGCGATCCCGCTCCGGCGGGTTCGGCAGGCGCGGGAGCCCTCGCCGCCGGCGAGGGGGCGGCCGGCGCGCCGTCGGACGTGTTCCTCATGCCGTCCGGGGCCAAGGACGCGCAGATGCCGACGACGGTCGCGGGCGACACGCTGGAGATCAAGCCGGATCAGGCCCTGCTGACCGCTGCCGGTACGAAGTACCCGGTGTACATCGACCCGTCGGTCGTGTGGGGTGACCGGCAGAACTGGTCCTGGGCGTACAGGAGCTGGCCGAACAACTCGTACTGGAACACCAAGGAGGACGTGCGGGTCGGTTACGAGAGCGACACCAACGGGCTCTCGCGTTCGTTCTTCCAGCTCAACACCGCCAACATCAAGGGCGTCCAGGTCAGCAAGTCCACCTTCCGCATCAGGGAGACCTGGTCCTGGTCCTGCACCCCCACCCCGGTCGAACTGTGGAGCACGGGCCCGATCTCGTCCGCGACCACCTGGAACCGCCAGCCGGGCAAGGGCACCAGGCTCGACACCGTCACCGCAGCCAAGGGACGCGCGGAGTGCGCGGCCGGCGAACTGGAATTCGATGCCACCGCGGCGGCCAGGGAGTCCGCGGCCAAGGGCTGGAACAGCGTGACGCTGGGCCTGTACGCCTCCAACGAGAGCGACAGGTACCAGTGGAAGCGGTTCGACCCCAAGACCATGACGCTGGAGACGGAGTACAACAATCCCCCCGCCACGCCTTCGGGTCTCGGCACCAGGCCCACGACCGGGTGCGCCTTCGGGGGAGCGATCGGCAACACCACCGTCAGCCTCTACGCCAACATCACCGATCCGGACGCGGGTGCCCTGTCCGCCCAGTTCCAGGTCTTCCGTGGCGACGCCATGGTCGCCGACGAATGGATCCCCGCCCTCAGGGACCGCGTCTCCACCGTGGCGATCCCCGACGCGAAGCTTCCCACCGGCAACTACACCTGGCGGGTGCGCGCGTACGACCAGAGCCTGTACTCCGGGTGGAGCGAAACGTGCTCGTTCAGCGTCGACCGTGACCGGCCGTCGAAGGCGCCGAGAATCAGCTCGACCGACTTCCCCGACGGTTCCCACGGGTGGCCCGCCACCACCGGGAAGGCCCGCACCCCCGGCTCCTTCACCCTCTCCGCCAACGGCGTGAGCGATGTGGTCTGGTACGGCTACTACACCGACTGGGATCCCGAGGTGAAGAGCATCACCAGGGTCGTTCCCGGCTTCTCGGCGACCATCAAGCTCACACCACCCAGCGCCGGACCGCACTTCGTCTACGCCGTCAGCCAGGACAAGGCCGGCAACCGGTCCGACACCACGGCCCACCTGTTCTACGCCGGCCGATCGGCGGCCCGGGACCAGGCCGGCGACCTCAACGGAGACGGCAACAGCGACATCTGGAGCAACGACTCATTCGGTTCACTGCTCACCTATGCCGGCCAGGGCAATGCGAAGTTCTCCACGACCAACGGAGGAGCGAAGTTCGGGACGCCGCGGACCACGGGTTCCGGTGACTGGGGTCAGGACGGCTACAACGACCTGATCACCCTGGAAGCCGACCCGGTCGCGAAGATCGACAGGCTGTGGTCCTACCCCAACAACGGCCTCGGTCGCGTCCGGCAGGACAGCCACAGAGAGATCAAGGTGGCCTGCACGGACGACGAGGCCGGATGCGGCGCCGACGGGGACGACCACTGGCAGGGAGCCTCCCAGATCGTCAACCCCGGTGATCTCAACGGTGACGGCCGGCCGGACCTGCTGGTGAAACAGGGCAAGCGGCTCTGGGCGTACTACGGCGACCGGAGCCACTATCTCGACACGCGCGGCGCGCCGGTACTCGTGGGAGGCGAGGACTGGGACAAGTACACCGTGATCACGCCCGGTGACGTCAACGGCGACAAGATCCCCGACCTGTGGCTGCGGGACAACGCCAGCGGCGACATCCTGCGCAGCCACGGCAAGGCGAGCGTGGACGGCGATGTCGTCGATCTCGCGACCTGGGGCACCCAGACCCGTACCAAGGTCGGCTCGGGCGTGACCCAGGCCGCCTACCCGCAGGTCGGCTCGGCGGGTGACGTCAACGGTGACGGCGTTCCCGACCTGTGGTCGCGCCTGGCCGACAACACCATGGTCGGCTGGAACGGTGTGGCCTCCGGCGGTACCACGGACTCCTTCTCCGCCCGCTACGAGATCGACGGCGTGCCCGGCTCGAAGATCGCTGCCGGCACGACGCTCGCCTCCGGCCAGGAGCTCACCTCCGGCAGCTCGAAGCTGGTCATGCAGGCGGACGGCAACCTGGTGCTCTACACCAAGGACGGCAAGCCGCTCTGGGCGACGGGAACCGGCAACAACCCGGGCGCCCGGGCGCGGATGCAGAGCGACGGCAACCTCGTCGTCTACGCAGCCAACGGCACCACGGCCCTGTGGAGCAGCAAGACCACCGTTCCCCACTCCTACGCCGTCCTGCACCCCCGCGGTGTCCTCGTGCTCTACAACGGCTCCGGCCAGAGCCTGTGGAGCAGCGGTTCGCAGAGCCGGCCCGACTACAACGGCGACGGCCATACCGACGTCCTCGCCCGCGACCCCAACGGCGACGTGTGGGTGTACCCGGGAACCGGCGGTACGGGCACCAGCACGCTCGGCAGCAGCTACCTCGTCGGCACCGGGTTCTGGCGCGACTCGTGGACGCACATGTACAGCACCGACCTGAACAACGACGGCCGCACGGACATCGTCGCGCGGACCAAGGAGGGCGAGCTCCACCTCTTCCCGGGCACCGGAGGGACCGGCACCGACTCGTTCAGCGGCCGGTACCTGATCGGCGTCGGCTGGAACGGCTACGACCTGGGCTTCGGCGACATCAACGGCGACGGCCGCACCGACGTCATCGCCCGTGACGGCGGCGGAGACCTGTGGGTCTACCCCCACAAGGGCGGAAGCGGCACGAGCACGCTCGGAGAGCGGACCTTCATCGGCAACGGGTTCTGGCCCGGCGGGTGGGAAACCCTGCGGTTCGCCGACTTCAACGGCGACTACAAGACGGACATCGTGGGCCGCACCGACCAGGGAGAGCTGCACCTCTTCCCCAACAGCACCGACAAGAACGGCACGATCAGCTTCGGCGGCCGTGCCCTCATCGGCACCGGCTGGTGGCCCGGGCAGTGGAACCCCCACGTCACCGACCTCAACAGTGACGGCGCCGCCGAGCAGGTCGGCATCCTGAACAACGGAGAGATCTACGACTACCTGCCGACCGGGCGCACCCTGATCGGCGTCGGCTGGAACTACTACGACGTCATTCTCTGA